One window from the genome of Vidua chalybeata isolate OUT-0048 chromosome 3, bVidCha1 merged haplotype, whole genome shotgun sequence encodes:
- the LOC128786109 gene encoding uncharacterized protein LOC128786109 isoform X4: protein MPRRRPESRRCPAAGGSAVGLAGVAPHSLLPPCVCVCKRLPLLLAAAASRPTFSPPRSLSGELVSASLAGLQSGFDSPYSSSWLLTCLSTVEKPFSLRWEDLKFKSNVDLKICENEGWIITCYKLISQHLV, encoded by the exons ATGCCGCGGCGGCGGCCAGAgtcccggcgctgcccggcggcGGGCGGCAG TGCCGTAGGGCTGGCAGGGGTAGCGCCGCACTCTCTCCTGCCACCGTGCGTGTGTGTTTGCAAGCGGCTGCCgctcctcctggctgctgctgcttccagaccCACTTTCTCGCCCCCTCGCTCTCTGTCGGGAGAG TTGGTCTCTGCGTCCCTAGCGGGACTCCAGTCAGGATTTGACAGTCCTTACTCTTCCTCTTGGTTGCTGACCTGTCTTAGTACTGTGGAAAAACCTTTCTCTCTCAGATGGGAGGACCTCAAATTTAAAAGTAATGTGGActtgaaaatatgtgaaaatgaGGGTTGGATTATCACTTGCTATAAGTTAATATCTCAGCATCTGGTCTGA
- the LOC128786109 gene encoding uncharacterized protein LOC128786109 isoform X5, producing the protein MPRRRPESRRCPAAGGSAVGLAGVAPHSLLPPCVCVCKRLPLLLAAAASRPTFSPPRSLSGEDIPSHTRLHLASRLGSLLGWDGSALERHVSFSWSLRP; encoded by the exons ATGCCGCGGCGGCGGCCAGAgtcccggcgctgcccggcggcGGGCGGCAG TGCCGTAGGGCTGGCAGGGGTAGCGCCGCACTCTCTCCTGCCACCGTGCGTGTGTGTTTGCAAGCGGCTGCCgctcctcctggctgctgctgcttccagaccCACTTTCTCGCCCCCTCGCTCTCTGTCGGGAGAG GACATCCCTTCCCACACACGGCTGCACCTTGCATCCCGACTGGGATCTCTGCTCGGCTGGGATGGATCTGCCCTGGAGAGACACGTCTCTTTCAGTTGGTCTCTGCGTCCCTAG
- the LOC128786109 gene encoding uncharacterized protein LOC128786109 isoform X3 yields the protein MPRRRPESRRCPAAGGSAVGLAGVAPHSLLPPCVCVCKRLPLLLAAAASRPTFSPPRSLSGEVRVGCFYTALPPSPAPLLFLRPLCSFCSSLACPPQPCSPLPRADLLLSVPCFARTSLPTHGCTLHPDWDLCSAGMDLPWRDTSLSVGLCVPSGTPVRI from the exons ATGCCGCGGCGGCGGCCAGAgtcccggcgctgcccggcggcGGGCGGCAG TGCCGTAGGGCTGGCAGGGGTAGCGCCGCACTCTCTCCTGCCACCGTGCGTGTGTGTTTGCAAGCGGCTGCCgctcctcctggctgctgctgcttccagaccCACTTTCTCGCCCCCTCGCTCTCTGTCGGGAGAGGTACGTGTCGGATGCTTTTATACTGCcctgcctccttcccctgctcccctccttttccttcgccctctctgcagcttctgctccAGCCTAGCGTGTCCCCCGCAACCCTGCTCCCCTCTTCCCCGTGCCGACCTGCTCCTCTCCGTGCCCTGCTTTGCCAGGACATCCCTTCCCACACACGGCTGCACCTTGCATCCCGACTGGGATCTCTGCTCGGCTGGGATGGATCTGCCCTGGAGAGACACGTCTCTTTCAGTTGGTCTCTGCGTCCCTAGCGGGACTCCAGTCAGGATTTGA
- the LOC128786109 gene encoding uncharacterized protein LOC128786109 isoform X1 encodes MAGKPGRSEGRRELGAIASLRARGWGWPLNQLPPLPPPCPRPPRRSPLPSRRPSRRRPALPAPPGPRCSGPSRCGGDGVGRAATPAGSQPSSCELPGQKGADCSFPLPSPFRFLSTPWLSRGKWDRGRRSRSCKKLQLPAALPASWIPGSISPLSFLQCRRAGRGSAALSPATVRVCLQAAAAPPGCCCFQTHFLAPSLSVGRGHPFPHTAAPCIPTGISARLGWICPGETRLFQLVSASLAGLQSGFDSPYSSSWLLTCLSTVEKPFSLRWEDLKFKSNVDLKICENEGWIITCYKLISQHLV; translated from the exons ATGGCGGGGAAGCCGGGACGCTCCGAGGGGAGGAGAGAGCTCGGGGCTATCGCCTCCCTCCGCGCGCGGGGATGGGGGTGGCCCCTGAACCAGCTtcccccgctgccgccgccgtGTCCtcgcccgccccgccgctcccccctcccctcccgaCGCCCGTCGAGGCGtcgccctgccctgcccgccccgccgggcccgcgCTGCTCCGGCCCCTCGCGGTGCGGGGGCGACGGAGTGGGGCGCGCCGCGACCCCCGCCGGCTCCCAGCCCTCGAGCTGCGAGCTCCCCGGGCAAAAAGGGGCAGATTGCAGCTTCCCTCTCCCGTCCCCCTTCCGTTTCCTCTCTACCCCCTGGCTCAGCCGTGGGAAATGGGATAGGGGGCGGAGGTCGAGGAGCTGCAAAAAGCTTCAGCTGCCCGCTGCCCTCCCGGCGAGCTGGATACCTGGCTCcatctctcctctctctttcctccagTGCCGTAGGGCTGGCAGGGGTAGCGCCGCACTCTCTCCTGCCACCGTGCGTGTGTGTTTGCAAGCGGCTGCCgctcctcctggctgctgctgcttccagaccCACTTTCTCGCCCCCTCGCTCTCTGTCGGGAGAG GACATCCCTTCCCACACACGGCTGCACCTTGCATCCCGACTGGGATCTCTGCTCGGCTGGGATGGATCTGCCCTGGAGAGACACGTCTCTTTCAGTTGGTCTCTGCGTCCCTAGCGGGACTCCAGTCAGGATTTGACAGTCCTTACTCTTCCTCTTGGTTGCTGACCTGTCTTAGTACTGTGGAAAAACCTTTCTCTCTCAGATGGGAGGACCTCAAATTTAAAAGTAATGTGGActtgaaaatatgtgaaaatgaGGGTTGGATTATCACTTGCTATAAGTTAATATCTCAGCATCTGGTCTGA
- the LOC128786109 gene encoding uncharacterized protein LOC128786109 isoform X2, with translation MAGKPGRSEGRRELGAIASLRARGWGWPLNQLPPLPPPCPRPPRRSPLPSRRPSRRRPALPAPPGPRCSGPSRCGGDGVGRAATPAGSQPSSCELPGQKGADCSFPLPSPFRFLSTPWLSRGKWDRGRRSRSCKKLQLPAALPASWIPGSISPLSFLQCRRAGRGSAALSPATVRVCLQAAAAPPGCCCFQTHFLAPSLSVGRVGLCVPSGTPVRI, from the exons ATGGCGGGGAAGCCGGGACGCTCCGAGGGGAGGAGAGAGCTCGGGGCTATCGCCTCCCTCCGCGCGCGGGGATGGGGGTGGCCCCTGAACCAGCTtcccccgctgccgccgccgtGTCCtcgcccgccccgccgctcccccctcccctcccgaCGCCCGTCGAGGCGtcgccctgccctgcccgccccgccgggcccgcgCTGCTCCGGCCCCTCGCGGTGCGGGGGCGACGGAGTGGGGCGCGCCGCGACCCCCGCCGGCTCCCAGCCCTCGAGCTGCGAGCTCCCCGGGCAAAAAGGGGCAGATTGCAGCTTCCCTCTCCCGTCCCCCTTCCGTTTCCTCTCTACCCCCTGGCTCAGCCGTGGGAAATGGGATAGGGGGCGGAGGTCGAGGAGCTGCAAAAAGCTTCAGCTGCCCGCTGCCCTCCCGGCGAGCTGGATACCTGGCTCcatctctcctctctctttcctccagTGCCGTAGGGCTGGCAGGGGTAGCGCCGCACTCTCTCCTGCCACCGTGCGTGTGTGTTTGCAAGCGGCTGCCgctcctcctggctgctgctgcttccagaccCACTTTCTCGCCCCCTCGCTCTCTGTCGGGAGAG TTGGTCTCTGCGTCCCTAGCGGGACTCCAGTCAGGATTTGA